The DNA window GCAGCGGCAGCGCCAGGAACAGTTTTTGAATCAGCGGGTTGTGCACCTTGCGGCGGAATTGCTGATAGGCCTGATCGTCGGTGCACAGCGTGTCGCCGTGCAGGATCAGGATCCTGCGGCCGTACAGCTCCAGCACTTTTTCTTCCGGCAGCAACTGCATGCCGCTGGCGCGGGCAAAGCGTTTGCCGAGCAGAAAATCACGGTTGCCGTGGATGAAATAGCAGGGCACGCCGGCCTGTTGCAGCGCCTTCAGCGCCGCGGCGATCTCCGCGTGCAGCGGCTCGGGATCGTCGTCGCCGATCCAGGCTTCAAACAGGTCGCCGAGGATGTACAGCGCGTCGGCGTGAATCGCTTCGCGCCGTAAAAAACGCAGAAAACCGGCAGTGATTGCCGGTTCCTGTGCGCACAAGTGCAGATCTGCGATGAACAGCGTACTCATGCAGCCGCGATTACTCGCTGACGGTCACGCTGTTGATCACAACGTCTTCTACCGGTACGTCCTGGTGCATGCCGCTGCGGCCGGTTTTCACGCCTTTGATCTTGTTGACCACGTCCATGCCTTCAACCACTTCAGCAAACACGCAGTAGCCCCAGCCCTGCACGTTTTCGCCGCGGAAGTTCAGGAAGTCGTTGTCGGCCACGTTGATGAAGAACTGTGCGGTGGCGGAGTGCGGATCGTTGGTGCGCGCCATTGCCAGGGTGCCGATGGTGTTTTTCAGACCGTTGTTGGCTTCGTTCTTGATGGTCGCGTTGGTCGCTTTCTGGTTCATGCCTGGTTCAAAGCCGCCGCCCTGGATCATGAAGCCGTTGATCACACGGTGGAAGATGGTGTTGTCGTAGAAACCGGCGCGGCAGTAGTTCAGGAAGTTTTCAACGGTAACCGGCGCTTTGTCAGCAAAGGTCTTGATAACGATATCGCCGTGATTGGTGTGGAAAGTAACCATAGTTTTAATCCTAACAAGGTGAAGTGAGACGTCACGTAAAGCGAGTGAACATTCAGACCGCCCTTATAACATATCCGCCCCAGCGAGTCAGCAGCGGCTCAACCGCGCACTGTCTGTGGTAATTGCACTTGTGTTATATTATAACAATTATGCCAACCGCCGAATTTTGCGCATTTTATTCGCGTGAAGTCAGCAAAGCATGGCCTTAACCTTGCAATAGATCAGGCTTCAGGTTTCAATACGCTACCGGGCGGAAAACCTGAGGCCCGGTTATCTTTTTTGTTATCACGCACACCACGGAATCTCCCGATGCTAAAGATTTTTAATACCCTGAGTCGTCAAAAAGAGGAATTCAAACCCATTCATGCCGGGAAAGTGGGCATGTACGTGTGCGGGGTAACCATCTATGACCTGTGTCACATCGGCCACGGTCGTACCTTTGTCGCTTTCGACGTGGTGGCGCGTTACCTGCGCTATCTCGGCTATTCGCTGAACTACGTGCGCAACGTCACCGACGTGGACGACAAAATTATTCGCCGCGCGGCGGAAAATCATGAGACCTGCGACCAGCTGACCGAACGCATGCTGGCGGAAATGCACGCCGACTTTGACGCGCTGCTGATCGACCGCCCGGACAGTGAACCGCGCGCGACCCAGCATATCGCCGAGATCATCGAGATCACCCAGCGCCTGATCGATCGCGAACACGCCTACGTGGCCAGCAACGGCGACGTGATGTTCTCCATCGACAGCGATCCGCAATACGGGCTGCTGTCGCGCCAGGATCTGGATCAACTGCAGGCCGGCGCGCGTGTGGAGATCGACGACGTGAAGCGCAACCCGATGGACTTCGTGCTGTGGAAGATGTCCAAGCCGGGCGAGCCGAGCTGGCAGTCGCCGTGGGGGCCGGGCCGCCCAGGCTGGCATATCGAATGCTCCGCCATGAACTGCAAGCAGCTGGGCACCCACTTCGATATCCACGGCGGCGGTTCCGATCTGATGTTCCCGCACCACGAGAACGAGATCGCGCAGTCGAGCTGCGCCCACGATGGCCCGTACGTCAATTACTGGATGCACTCCGGCATGGTGATGATCGACAAAGAGAAGATGTCCAAATCGCTGGATAACTTCTTCACCATCCGCGACGTGCTCGGGCATTACGATGCGGAGACGGTGCGTTACTTCCTGATGTCCGGCCACTATCGCAGCCAGCTGAACTACAGCGAAGAGAACCTCAAGCAGGCGCGTACTGCGCTGGAGCGTCTCTATACCGCGCTGCGCGGCACCGACGCCAATGCCGCGCCGGCCGGCGGCGAAGCGTTGGAAGCCCGCTTCCGCGAAGCGATGGACGACGACTTCAACACCCCGGAAGCCTACTCGGCGCTGTTCGATCTGGCGCGCGAAGTGAACCGCCTGAAAGGGGAAGACATGGCGGCGGCCAACGGCATGGCGGCGGAATTGCGCAAGCTGGCGAACGTACTCGGCCTGCTGCAGCAGGAGCCAGAGCAATTCCTGCAAGGGGGCGCTCAGGTTGACGACGGCGAAGTGGCGGAGATCGAAGCGCTGATCAAGCAGCGTAACGAAGCGCGTGCCGCCAAGGACTGGGCGCTGGCGGATGCCGCTCGCGATCGCTTGAACGAGATGAACATCGTGCTGGAAGACGGCCCGCAGGGCACCACCTGGCGTCGCAAGTAATCCGGCCGCAGGAAAAACAAAAAAGGCGCTGAATTCAGCGCCTTTTTCTATTGCGACAACCGAGGGTTATGGCTTGACCACGACCTTGCCGCCGTCGAACTCCACCACCTGATCGGCGACGATCTTGCAGCGTTTGCGGGTTTCGACCTTGCCGTCGACTTTGACCCGCCCTTCGGCGATGACTTCTTTGGCGGCGCCGCCGCTTTCACACCAGCCCTGGAACTTCAGCAGATCGCACAGTTCGACGTGGGGATGATTGTCCAGATTGAAAATTTCCATACTGCCTTACTTATTTAGGTTGAACGTCGTGATATTCCTCGCAGGCCTGCAAGGTATTTTGGATCAGTGTAGCAACGGTCATCGGGCCAACGCCACCCGGCACCGGGGTGATGTAGGCGGCGCGTTCGCTGGCGGCGTCGAAATCGACATCGCCCACCACTTTACCGCTTTCCAGACGATTGATGCCGACGTCCACCACGATGGCGCCCGGTTTGATCCAGTCGCCCGGAATGAAGCCCGGCTTACCGACCGCCACCACCAGCAGATCGGCGTTCTCGACGTGATGACGCAGATTTTTGGTGAAGCGGTGGGTGACGGTGGTGGTGCAGCCGGCCAGCAGCAGTTCCATGCTCATCGGGCGGCCGACGATGTTGGACGCGCCGACCACCACGGCATTCAGGCCGTAGGTATCGATGTTATAACGCTCCAGCAGGGTAACGATGCCGCGCGGGGTGCACGGGCGCAGCTTAGGCGCGCGCTGGCACAGGCGGCCGACGTTGTACGGGTGGAAGCCGTCGACGTCTTTATCCGGATGGATGCGCTCCAGCACCTTGACGTTATCAATGCCGGCCGGCAGCGGCAGCTGCACCAGAATGCCGTCGATTTCCTCATCGGCGTTCAGCTGGTCGATCAGCGCCAGCAGTTCGGCCTCACTGGTGGCAGCGGGCAGATCGTAGGAGCGGGAAAGGAAGCCGACTTCATCGCAGGCGCGGCGCTTGCTGGCGACGTAAATTTGCGAAGCCGGGTTCTCGCCGACCAGCACAACCGCCAGCCCTGGGGCGCGTTTTCCGGCCGCCAGACGTTGTTTCACTTGCTCAGCCACTTCGTTTCTAACCTGCTGCGCAATCGTTTTACCATCAATAATCTTTGCTGACATCAGTGTGGAAATCCATCAATTAAGAAAAGCGGGGGATGCCGCTATTCTGGCAGAAGCTGAGCGCGCTGTCAGGCGCAGAATCACCCTCGCCGCCGTTGCCGAGACCGATTTACGCTTTTTTTATGCCGACTTCAGGAACCTCTACGCCATTTTTACCTG is part of the Serratia surfactantfaciens genome and encodes:
- a CDS encoding UDP-2,3-diacylglucosamine diphosphatase yields the protein MSTLFIADLHLCAQEPAITAGFLRFLRREAIHADALYILGDLFEAWIGDDDPEPLHAEIAAALKALQQAGVPCYFIHGNRDFLLGKRFARASGMQLLPEEKVLELYGRRILILHGDTLCTDDQAYQQFRRKVHNPLIQKLFLALPLRWRLKIAAKMRARSQQSNQYKSEAIMDVNPQAVEQTMLRHDVHWMIHGHTHRPAVHRLALSNGEAHRAVLGAWHVEGSMIKVSADAVELIQFPF
- the ppiB gene encoding peptidylprolyl isomerase B is translated as MVTFHTNHGDIVIKTFADKAPVTVENFLNYCRAGFYDNTIFHRVINGFMIQGGGFEPGMNQKATNATIKNEANNGLKNTIGTLAMARTNDPHSATAQFFINVADNDFLNFRGENVQGWGYCVFAEVVEGMDVVNKIKGVKTGRSGMHQDVPVEDVVINSVTVSE
- the cysS gene encoding cysteine--tRNA ligase, whose translation is MLKIFNTLSRQKEEFKPIHAGKVGMYVCGVTIYDLCHIGHGRTFVAFDVVARYLRYLGYSLNYVRNVTDVDDKIIRRAAENHETCDQLTERMLAEMHADFDALLIDRPDSEPRATQHIAEIIEITQRLIDREHAYVASNGDVMFSIDSDPQYGLLSRQDLDQLQAGARVEIDDVKRNPMDFVLWKMSKPGEPSWQSPWGPGRPGWHIECSAMNCKQLGTHFDIHGGGSDLMFPHHENEIAQSSCAHDGPYVNYWMHSGMVMIDKEKMSKSLDNFFTIRDVLGHYDAETVRYFLMSGHYRSQLNYSEENLKQARTALERLYTALRGTDANAAPAGGEALEARFREAMDDDFNTPEAYSALFDLAREVNRLKGEDMAAANGMAAELRKLANVLGLLQQEPEQFLQGGAQVDDGEVAEIEALIKQRNEARAAKDWALADAARDRLNEMNIVLEDGPQGTTWRRK
- the ybcJ gene encoding ribosome-associated protein YbcJ; this encodes MEIFNLDNHPHVELCDLLKFQGWCESGGAAKEVIAEGRVKVDGKVETRKRCKIVADQVVEFDGGKVVVKP
- the folD gene encoding bifunctional methylenetetrahydrofolate dehydrogenase/methenyltetrahydrofolate cyclohydrolase FolD — translated: MSAKIIDGKTIAQQVRNEVAEQVKQRLAAGKRAPGLAVVLVGENPASQIYVASKRRACDEVGFLSRSYDLPAATSEAELLALIDQLNADEEIDGILVQLPLPAGIDNVKVLERIHPDKDVDGFHPYNVGRLCQRAPKLRPCTPRGIVTLLERYNIDTYGLNAVVVGASNIVGRPMSMELLLAGCTTTVTHRFTKNLRHHVENADLLVVAVGKPGFIPGDWIKPGAIVVDVGINRLESGKVVGDVDFDAASERAAYITPVPGGVGPMTVATLIQNTLQACEEYHDVQPK